A genomic stretch from Chitinophaga agri includes:
- a CDS encoding cation-transporting P-type ATPase produces the protein MSTPNRTGHLSSAPIRQLYDELTCTETGLSSPEAGRRLGQQRGLAKHETRLQRELRLLFRQFFNPLVFLLVVAVVLSALLGASSDTYIILFILLISGLLGFWQEANAGRAFDQLKKIIATRHNVLRDGKAISVDTAGIVTGDIFSCFYLSTLLQLNGSNVGFSSGSDVDTNLAVCFSVCLKWHGCLD, from the coding sequence GAACCGGACATCTATCTTCCGCCCCCATCCGGCAATTGTATGACGAATTAACGTGTACCGAAACCGGCTTGTCCTCCCCCGAAGCGGGACGCCGGCTTGGTCAGCAACGCGGCCTGGCAAAGCATGAGACCCGTTTGCAACGGGAACTCCGATTACTTTTCCGGCAATTCTTCAATCCGCTGGTCTTCCTGCTGGTGGTAGCGGTTGTGTTGTCTGCGCTGTTGGGAGCGTCTTCTGATACCTATATTATCCTGTTTATACTATTAATTTCCGGTTTATTAGGTTTCTGGCAGGAAGCCAATGCAGGCAGGGCATTTGATCAGCTGAAAAAAATCATAGCAACCAGACACAATGTGTTACGGGATGGAAAAGCGATAAGTGTTGACACCGCAGGAATAGTAACCGGCGATATATTTTCCTGCTTCTATTTGTCTACACTATTACAGCTGAATGGGTCAAACGTTGGTTTTTCATCTGGCAGCGACGTAGACACTAACCTGGCTGTGTGCTTTTCAGTATGTCTGAAGTGGCATGGATGTCTTGATTAA
- a CDS encoding polysaccharide deacetylase family protein, with the protein MGYQIRAGMFVLFLPVLLTASVPPCYKKSMTHHSQAALTSLVNIPVLCYHNIDTAQDKEDIYHISAAHFEQQVKALHDSGYHAILPDELYDHFKKGLSLPEKTFMFTFDDTHSTHFTVAAPVLEKYGFRGTFFIMTVCIGKKHYLTAQQISALSRRGHTIGCHSYDHLPVASLTGEQWNEQLDKPLKKLTIITGTAVWYYAYPFGTWNDQAITALKKRGLRAAFQLSNGESTSEPMFTIRRMLVSGNWTAPMLLKKIRTSPGRP; encoded by the coding sequence ATGGGCTATCAAATACGCGCAGGTATGTTCGTACTATTTTTACCAGTACTGCTAACAGCCAGTGTCCCTCCCTGCTATAAAAAAAGTATGACGCATCATTCGCAGGCTGCACTTACGTCACTGGTCAACATCCCTGTACTCTGTTATCACAACATTGATACAGCCCAGGACAAAGAAGACATTTACCATATCTCTGCCGCTCATTTTGAGCAACAGGTAAAAGCATTGCATGACAGTGGTTATCATGCAATACTACCGGATGAACTATATGATCACTTTAAAAAGGGATTATCACTTCCGGAAAAAACATTCATGTTCACATTCGATGATACACATAGCACTCATTTCACCGTGGCGGCCCCTGTTCTGGAAAAATATGGATTCAGAGGTACCTTCTTCATCATGACGGTATGTATTGGAAAGAAGCACTACCTGACAGCTCAACAGATCAGTGCTCTATCGCGACGGGGGCATACCATCGGCTGCCACAGCTATGATCATCTTCCGGTAGCTTCACTTACCGGTGAACAATGGAATGAACAACTGGACAAGCCGCTGAAAAAACTTACGATTATAACCGGTACAGCTGTCTGGTATTATGCCTATCCTTTCGGAACATGGAATGATCAGGCTATTACAGCACTCAAAAAACGGGGATTAAGAGCGGCGTTCCAGTTGTCAAACGGGGAAAGTACAAGTGAGCCAATGTTTACGATAAGGCGTATGCTTGTGTCAGGTAATTGGACGGCGCCAATGCTGCTTAAAAAGATACGGACATCGCCGGGAAGGCCCTGA
- a CDS encoding adenine nucleotide alpha hydrolase family protein: MKKILLSFEGTGYSEGAFEFARRINEDEPVLLTGVFLPQVDFASTWSYAYGGGSMYIPLMESVDAELVGSNINKFKAACIRYGIEHRVHTDFSSFALPELQRETRFADLMILGGERFYDNLGTESPNEYLRDILHDSECPVVVAPEKFSYPESVVLAYDGSSSSVRAIKNFAYLFPELCKVPVTLVYAASRSGKSIPDEDYIKELAARHFSDLVFYELEADPKEYFPTWLADQDSPILVSGAFGRSGFSQIFSRSFAADVIAEHQFPVFISHR; this comes from the coding sequence ATGAAAAAGATACTCTTATCATTTGAAGGCACCGGATATTCAGAAGGTGCATTTGAGTTCGCCAGAAGAATAAATGAAGATGAACCGGTTCTGCTGACCGGCGTATTCCTTCCGCAGGTCGATTTCGCCAGTACGTGGAGTTATGCGTATGGAGGCGGCAGTATGTATATTCCATTGATGGAAAGTGTGGATGCTGAACTGGTGGGCAGTAACATTAATAAATTCAAAGCAGCCTGCATACGATATGGTATCGAGCACCGGGTACATACCGATTTCAGTTCATTCGCACTACCGGAGCTACAGAGAGAAACACGCTTTGCAGACCTGATGATATTGGGAGGAGAGCGCTTTTACGATAATCTCGGTACTGAATCTCCCAACGAGTACCTACGCGATATACTACATGATTCAGAATGCCCTGTCGTGGTAGCCCCTGAGAAGTTCAGCTATCCGGAAAGCGTTGTGCTTGCTTACGATGGCAGCAGTTCTTCCGTCCGTGCAATCAAAAACTTCGCCTATTTGTTCCCTGAACTGTGCAAGGTACCGGTTACCCTGGTGTATGCAGCCAGCAGATCCGGCAAAAGTATTCCCGACGAAGATTATATCAAGGAACTGGCTGCGCGACATTTCAGTGACCTGGTATTCTATGAGCTGGAAGCTGATCCAAAGGAATACTTCCCCACATGGCTGGCAGATCAGGATAGCCCCATACTTGTCAGTGGTGCCTTCGGACGCTCCGGTTTCTCCCAGATCTTCAGTCGTAGCTTTGCTGCCGACGTGATAGCCGAACACCAGTTCCCGGTATTCATATCACACAGATGA
- a CDS encoding zinc-dependent alcohol dehydrogenase family protein — MIPSTMLAMVLEAPGTPLQLREVPVPVPGDNQVLIRIIACGVCRTDLHIMDGDLRSPKLPLIPGHEIVGVIVASGRDAGHFKAGDLAGVPWLAFTCGQCRYCRKGQENLCENALFTGYTVNGGYAEYVTAHAQYCFRIPPVYAAPEGAPLLCAGLIGYRSWRMIDPMAQYIGLYGFGAAAHILTQIARYAHKQIYAFTRKDDIGGQEFSLQLGTIWAGSSDQQPPVKLDAAIIFAPDGRLVPAALSSLDKGGQLVCAGIHMSDIPSFPYQLLWEERSVRSVANLTREDGELFFDIAAKATIQTTIERFKLSQANEALERLRSGLIKGAAVLVPDAQYQML; from the coding sequence ATGATACCGTCAACAATGCTGGCGATGGTACTGGAAGCCCCGGGCACCCCCCTCCAGCTGAGGGAGGTGCCGGTACCTGTCCCGGGCGACAACCAGGTGCTGATCAGGATAATAGCCTGTGGTGTATGCAGGACAGATCTACATATTATGGATGGAGACCTGCGTTCTCCCAAACTTCCGTTGATCCCGGGACATGAGATTGTGGGGGTGATCGTCGCCTCGGGCAGAGATGCCGGCCACTTTAAAGCGGGTGATCTGGCCGGAGTTCCCTGGCTGGCATTTACGTGCGGTCAATGCAGGTATTGCAGAAAGGGACAGGAGAATCTTTGTGAAAATGCCCTTTTTACGGGCTATACGGTCAATGGAGGATATGCAGAGTATGTAACAGCCCATGCCCAATATTGCTTCCGTATTCCGCCTGTTTATGCCGCTCCTGAGGGAGCGCCGCTATTGTGTGCAGGACTCATCGGATACCGGTCATGGCGAATGATCGACCCTATGGCGCAGTATATTGGTTTATACGGATTTGGGGCAGCTGCGCATATACTTACGCAGATCGCCCGATATGCCCATAAGCAGATCTATGCATTCACCCGCAAAGACGATATCGGGGGACAGGAATTTTCCCTGCAGCTTGGGACTATATGGGCCGGGAGTTCTGATCAGCAACCACCTGTCAAACTGGACGCCGCTATCATATTCGCACCTGACGGGCGCCTGGTACCTGCCGCACTTTCATCACTCGACAAAGGCGGGCAGCTCGTCTGTGCAGGTATACATATGAGTGATATTCCTTCTTTCCCGTATCAACTGTTATGGGAAGAAAGGTCTGTCAGATCTGTGGCAAATCTGACCAGAGAGGACGGAGAATTATTCTTTGATATTGCTGCGAAAGCTACTATTCAGACCACTATAGAGCGTTTCAAGCTATCGCAGGCGAATGAAGCATTAGAACGTTTACGTAGCGGCCTTATCAAAGGTGCGGCTGTACTGGTACCCGATGCGCAATATCAGATGCTGTAA
- a CDS encoding YeeE/YedE family protein encodes MERVQQAVTDQHKDTDFEVRSLDTICINESAKQHPWWHNFKYLAVGIVFGIVFVKAEIISWFRIQEMFRLQSFHMYGVIGSAVIVGMAAVWLIKKYNIRTIHGEEIVFHPKKFNKGQIYGGLIFGLGWALTGACPGPLFAQIGTGFMIVLVVLLSAVAGTWTYGFFRDKLPH; translated from the coding sequence ATGGAAAGAGTACAGCAAGCTGTTACAGATCAGCATAAAGACACAGATTTTGAAGTACGGTCACTAGATACTATCTGTATCAATGAATCAGCCAAGCAACATCCATGGTGGCATAATTTTAAATACCTGGCGGTAGGCATCGTTTTCGGTATTGTGTTTGTCAAGGCAGAGATTATCAGCTGGTTCCGCATACAGGAGATGTTCCGCTTACAAAGCTTCCATATGTACGGTGTGATCGGGTCAGCAGTGATCGTTGGGATGGCAGCAGTCTGGCTGATTAAAAAATATAATATCAGGACAATTCATGGCGAAGAAATCGTCTTTCATCCTAAGAAGTTCAATAAAGGTCAGATCTATGGAGGGCTCATTTTCGGGTTGGGATGGGCGCTTACCGGAGCATGTCCCGGCCCTTTATTTGCGCAGATCGGTACGGGATTTATGATTGTGCTGGTTGTATTGTTAAGTGCTGTTGCCGGTACCTGGACGTACGGTTTCTTCAGGGATAAATTGCCGCATTAA
- a CDS encoding YeeE/YedE family protein, with protein sequence MHQLIYDPWPWYVAGPLIGLIVPALLLLGNKHFGISANLRHACAACFPAGIPFFQYNWKKEVWNMFFVAGILVGAVIVGHLFPAQGPITVAPALASELAGYGITDHSTLLPQELFSWHSLLTLRGVIMLVGGGFLVGFGARYAGGCTSGHAIMGLSDLQWPSLVATVMFMAGGFIMSNLILPLILHL encoded by the coding sequence ATGCATCAACTAATATATGACCCATGGCCATGGTATGTGGCAGGACCACTTATTGGTCTCATTGTACCGGCACTACTGTTACTTGGTAATAAACATTTCGGAATATCTGCAAACCTCCGTCATGCCTGCGCTGCCTGTTTTCCGGCAGGTATTCCGTTCTTTCAGTATAACTGGAAAAAAGAAGTCTGGAATATGTTCTTCGTAGCTGGCATCCTGGTGGGAGCCGTCATAGTAGGACACCTTTTCCCTGCCCAGGGGCCAATAACAGTTGCCCCTGCACTAGCCAGCGAGCTGGCAGGTTACGGCATCACCGATCACAGTACACTACTACCGCAGGAACTGTTTTCATGGCATAGCCTGTTGACCTTGAGGGGAGTGATCATGCTCGTCGGTGGTGGCTTCCTGGTCGGTTTCGGAGCGCGGTACGCAGGTGGATGTACTTCCGGACATGCAATAATGGGATTAAGCGACCTGCAATGGCCTTCACTTGTAGCTACAGTGATGTTTATGGCCGGAGGATTTATCATGTCCAATCTGATCCTGCCGTTAATACTTCATTTATAA
- a CDS encoding MBL fold metallo-hydrolase has protein sequence MYFQHIYDKSLAQGSYFIGCQAAGVAAVIDPKRDVDTYLEIAAQQNMQITHILETHIHADFLTGSRELAVLTGAKMYLSDEGGPDWQYAFDHVGVKEGSVITLGNLEFRVLHTPGHTPESISFLLTDKPATDRPVMLFTGDFVFVGDIGRPDLLEKAAGIKGTQEPGAHQMFASLKKFRALPPYIQVWPGHGAGSACGKALGSVPSTTTGYELERNWAFGYEDDEQGFVQYLLADQPEPPRYFAMMKKLNKTDRPLLTHVPVLKPLGSTELQTALDNGYKLIDTRDKTDFAAGYIPGSINIQHNNSFNTWAGWFLDYSTPFVLLADPAELDEITRKLMRIGLDNIYGYIPDVKVWQDTGGTLEKGTVISIDEFKQLYQHDAIQLVDLRGEAEYKAGHIKGAQHLFIGTLPEHSHLISKDRTVVIHCQGGDRAAIAYSLLARKGYKNILNFSGGMNKWIQAQNPVVN, from the coding sequence ATGTATTTTCAACACATTTACGATAAGAGCCTGGCACAGGGCAGCTACTTTATAGGATGTCAGGCAGCAGGCGTGGCTGCCGTGATCGACCCTAAGAGAGACGTAGATACCTATCTGGAGATCGCCGCTCAGCAGAACATGCAGATCACACATATCCTGGAGACGCATATACATGCAGATTTTCTGACCGGCTCCCGGGAACTGGCAGTACTTACCGGGGCAAAAATGTATTTATCTGACGAGGGTGGTCCTGACTGGCAATATGCATTTGATCATGTAGGTGTAAAGGAGGGCAGTGTGATAACCCTGGGTAACCTTGAGTTCCGGGTATTACACACGCCGGGACATACGCCCGAGAGTATCAGCTTCCTGCTGACAGATAAACCTGCCACAGATCGCCCCGTTATGTTGTTCACTGGTGATTTTGTATTTGTGGGCGATATCGGCCGGCCGGATCTCCTTGAAAAAGCTGCAGGCATTAAAGGTACACAGGAACCCGGTGCCCACCAGATGTTTGCCTCTCTTAAAAAATTTCGTGCGTTGCCGCCCTATATACAGGTATGGCCCGGGCATGGCGCAGGTTCTGCCTGTGGTAAAGCGCTGGGGTCTGTACCGTCTACGACAACGGGTTATGAACTGGAGCGGAACTGGGCCTTCGGTTATGAGGATGATGAGCAGGGTTTTGTGCAGTACCTGCTCGCGGATCAGCCGGAACCGCCCAGGTATTTCGCGATGATGAAAAAGCTCAATAAAACAGACCGGCCTTTGCTGACACATGTACCGGTATTAAAGCCACTCGGTTCAACCGAACTGCAGACTGCTCTTGATAATGGGTATAAACTGATCGATACCCGTGATAAAACTGATTTTGCTGCCGGATATATTCCCGGAAGTATCAATATTCAGCATAACAACTCCTTTAATACATGGGCCGGATGGTTCCTTGATTACAGTACTCCATTTGTACTATTGGCAGACCCTGCTGAGCTGGACGAGATCACGCGCAAACTGATGCGCATCGGTCTGGATAATATATACGGGTATATTCCCGATGTGAAAGTCTGGCAGGACACAGGTGGTACACTGGAAAAAGGAACGGTTATTTCGATCGACGAATTTAAGCAGCTCTATCAGCATGATGCCATACAGTTGGTAGACCTGCGTGGAGAAGCTGAATATAAAGCCGGTCATATCAAAGGGGCCCAACACCTGTTTATCGGCACGTTACCTGAGCATAGCCATTTGATCAGCAAAGACAGAACAGTAGTGATACACTGTCAGGGCGGAGATCGTGCTGCCATCGCCTATTCTCTCCTCGCCCGGAAAGGATATAAGAACATACTGAACTTTTCGGGAGGAATGAATAAATGGATACAGGCACAAAATCCTGTGGTGAATTAA
- a CDS encoding Crp/Fnr family transcriptional regulator has translation MEKIYSIRQLFPDLEEALYEEMEKHGDIRSFSAGTTMLRKGQVIRSTMLILDGIVKLYQEDDQGNEFFIYDIEPGQACAVSMLCAFRQESSQVMAKALTDVVVLTIPLSYMDEWLGKYKSWHYFVIRTWRARYDELLNTINAIAFKNMDERLEFYIEGQVKKLGRHIKLTHQEIASDLNTSREVVSRLMKKMEKNGWIVIHRNSFEWIRS, from the coding sequence ATGGAAAAAATCTACTCCATCCGCCAGTTATTCCCGGATCTGGAAGAAGCGCTTTACGAAGAAATGGAAAAGCATGGTGATATACGCAGTTTTTCCGCCGGTACCACCATGCTGAGAAAAGGGCAGGTCATCCGGTCAACTATGCTGATACTCGACGGGATCGTTAAACTGTATCAGGAAGACGATCAGGGCAATGAGTTCTTTATATATGACATTGAACCCGGGCAGGCCTGTGCTGTATCTATGTTATGTGCGTTCCGTCAGGAGAGTAGCCAGGTAATGGCGAAGGCGCTGACAGATGTGGTGGTATTGACCATTCCGCTTTCTTACATGGACGAATGGCTTGGTAAATACAAAAGCTGGCATTATTTCGTCATCAGGACCTGGAGGGCCCGCTATGATGAATTACTGAACACCATCAATGCGATCGCATTTAAAAATATGGATGAACGCTTGGAATTTTACATTGAGGGGCAGGTAAAAAAATTAGGACGTCATATCAAGCTTACACACCAGGAGATAGCCAGTGATCTCAATACATCCAGAGAGGTGGTAAGCAGATTAATGAAAAAAATGGAGAAAAATGGCTGGATCGTTATCCACCGGAATTCATTTGAATGGATAAGATCCTGA